A single genomic interval of Pochonia chlamydosporia 170 chromosome 7, whole genome shotgun sequence harbors:
- a CDS encoding acyltransferase (similar to Neosartorya fischeri NRRL 181 XP_001259590.1) translates to MPPYDESPEAGSNSAPDLQILGDEITLQPSGYVEPEGGHEGKEEALMNQFASFRAEPLQFLREVSLYVSGQGWRAYDNVIGQPVFYSGFSENMKSMVLSAPLLQQRITKLAEDRVAVEIKEGLLNKQDKDFGVKCAQRRNVLEGALQEVADKMTDDMICKMESKTFIRGAYYMVTQLLTRAYHQGIHVSSEEVLRLRKVADIAAKKKQSIIFLPSHRSHVDYVSLQLICYRLGLTLPIVVAGDNLNFPLVGSFLQHAGAMWIRRSFGDDALYTTLVQSYIDTLLQEGYNFECFIEGGRSRTGKLLPPKFGILSFILDSILSGRVNDAIVCPVSTQYDKVIETEGYVTELLGVPKKKENLADFLSGGSSVLSLKLGRVDVRFHEPWSLRQFVDEQLTRLPTIPPGLDTDHRNPDVRAAREKILRTMGYKVLGDINAVSVVMPTALIGTVLLTLRGRGVGLQELIRRVEWLTARIRAKGGRVAHFGNAPTSEIINRGLDVLGKDLVGVLDGLAEPTFYAVDRFQLSFYRNMTIHLFIYEALVSAALYMHVKRGGGPSMQDISYGELKDQVFFLSSLFRGEFIFGSAGLVTNLDNTLRGLEADHIVRLDRDENGHVTTIGLSAEERKAGRENYDFYCFLIWPFIEASWLAAVSLMGLSPPPGSNGDIWVEQNKAQNNAQLLGKTLYHQGDLSYFEAVNKETLKNSYTRFEQDQIVHVVKSKDPKIPPRIQLDPEWQPSRDPETGALIAAGKLWDFTEKIASSRREGKNRRDGATVSVRVLRLTDELGAKLFAEAVEGEKEGKNKVPSRLSAEDQETHKKDVRRRKKKLNQRAHL, encoded by the exons ATGCCACCCTACGATGAGTCTCCTGAGGCTGGCAGCAACTCGGCGCCCGACCTGCAAATTCTCGGAGATGAAATCACTTTGCAACCCAGTGGCTACGTCGAACCGGAAGGTGGCCACGAGGGcaaggaagaggcattgATGAACCAATTCGCTTCGTTCCGAGCCGAACCTTTACA ATTTCTCCGAGAAGTGTCGCTATACGTTTCCGGTCAAGGTTGGCGAGCATATGATAATGTCATAGGTCAGCCAGTCTTTTACTCTGGCTTTTCCGAAAATATGAAGTCCATGGTCTTGTCAGCCCCATTGCTTCAGCAACGCATAACCAAGCTCGCCGAGGACAGAGTTGCCGTTGAGATCAAAGAGGGGCTCTTAaacaaacaagacaaagattTCGGGGTCAAGTGTGCTCAGAGGCGAAATGTTCTCGAGGGTGCACTGCAGGAAGTCGCCGATAAGATGACGGATGACATGATTTGCAAAATGGAGAGCAAGACGTTCATTCGTGGAGCATACTATATGGTCACCCAGCTTCTGACCAGAGCATATCACCAAGGGATACATGTGTCTAGCGAAGAAGTGCTGCGCCTTCGAAAGGTCGCTGACAttgccgccaagaagaagcagagcatCATCTTCTTACCCAGCCACCGATCCCACGTCGACTACGTGTCGTTGCAGCTTATTTGCTATCGCCTCGGTCTTACGTTGCCTATTGTTGTTGCAGGAGATAATCTCAATTTTCCACTTGTTGGCAGCTTCCTACAACATGCTGGTGCCATGTGGATTCGACGTTcgtttggcgatgatgctTTGTACACGACACTAGTGCAGAGCTACATCGACACTCTGCTACAAGAGGGATACAACTTTGAATGCTTCATTGAAGGCGGCCGTTCTCGTACCggaaagctgctgccgccaaagtTTGGCATTCTCAGCTTCATTCTTGACAGTATTCTCTCCGGCCGGGTGAACGACGCCATTGTGTGTCCGGTCAGCACCCAGTATGACAAAGTCATCGAAACCGAAGGTTACGTTACCGAATTACTGGGAgtgccgaagaagaaggagaattTGGCGGATTTCCTCTCTGGTGGCTCGTCCGTTTTGTCACTGAAGCTTGGCAGAGTTGATGTCAGGTTCCACGAGCCATGGAGTCTACGGCAATTTGTCGATGAGCAACTTACGCGTCTTCCCACTATCCCGCCTGGACTAGATACCGACCACCGCAACCCCGATGTGCGTGCAGCAAGAGAAAAGATTTTGAGGACCATGGGTTACAAAGTGCTCGGTGACATTAACGCCGTGTCCGTGGTTATGCCGACAGCTCTGATCGGTACTGTTCTCCTCACTCTGCGCGGTCGTGGAGTCGGCTTGCAAGAACTGATTCGCCGCGTCGAATGGCTGACTGCCCGAATCCGTGCCAAGGGAGGCCGCGTTGCTCACTTCGGTAATGCACCCACCTCTGAAATCATCAATCGTGGACTGGACGTACTGGGCAAGGACCTCGTTGGCGTTTTAGATGGCTTGGCGGAACCAACTTTCTACGCGGTCGACCGATTCCAATTATCGTTCTACCGGAACATGACCATTCATTTGTTCATTTATGAGGCGCTTGTTAGTGCGGCGTTGTATATGCATGTGAAGCGCGGAGGTGGGCCGTCTATGCAGGATATATCATACGGAGAATTGAAGGACCAAGTGTTCTTCCTGTCTTCCCTTTTCCGCGGAGAGTTTATCTTCGGGTCAGCTGGTCTTGTGACCAATCTGGATAACACTCTGCGCGGCCTCGAGGCAGATCATATAGTTCGCCTCGACCGCGACGAGAATGGCCATGTTACCACAATCGGACTTTCGGCGGAGGAGCGCAAGGCGGGCCGCGAGAACTATGACTTCTATTGCTTCTTGATTTGGCCTTTTATAGAAGCCAGCTGGTTGGCGGCCGTCTCTCTTATGGGCTTATCTCCCCCGCCAGGGAGCAACGGAGATATCTGGGTAGAGCAAAACAAAGCACAGAACAACGCACAACTT TTGGGCAAAACCCTTTACCACCAAGGAGATTTATCCTACTTTGAAGCCGTCAACAAGGAGACGCTCAAAAATTCGTACACCCGCTTTGAGCAAGACCAGATTGTACACGTCGTGAAATCTAAGGACCCTAAGATTCCGCCAAGAATCCAACTCGACCCGGAATGGCAGCCTTCTCGAGACCCTGAAACTGGTGCCCTCATTGCGGCCGGCAAGCTGTGGGATTTCACCGAAAAGATTGCTAGTTCACGTCGCGAAGGCAAGAACCGACGTGATGGGGCCACGGTTAGTGTTCGTGTCCTACGATTGACGGACGAGCTCGGAGCAAAGCTGTTTgccgaggctgttgaaggagagaaggagggcaagaacaaggtgCCGAGTCGACTCAGCGCCGAGGACCAAGAGACGCACAAG